The following proteins come from a genomic window of Megalobrama amblycephala isolate DHTTF-2021 linkage group LG1, ASM1881202v1, whole genome shotgun sequence:
- the LOC125244851 gene encoding zinc finger protein 492-like, whose translation MRVHIGEKPFTCDQCGKSFTRKGDFKEHMRIHTGEKPFTCDQCGKSFTRKGHLKDHKRVHTGEKPHTCDQCGKSFTRKGGLKRHMKVHTGERPFTCHQCDKTFLRSSDLKRHLRVHTKEKPHSCSVCEKSFSLLCSLQKHEKIHTGVREYVCFECEKTFTTVNHLKVHQRIHTGEKPYKCSYCDKRFSQLSNLKTHERIHSGEKPYKCSYCDNRFSRSEHLKTHERIHTGEKPYKCSHCDKRFNQSLYLKTHEMIHTGEKPYKCSHCDKRFNQSSHQKTHERIHSRE comes from the coding sequence atgagagttcatataggagagaagccgttcacatgtgatcaatgtgggaagagtttcacacgaAAAGGAGATTTTAAGgaacacatgaggatccacactggagagaagccgttcacatgtgatcagtgtgggaagagcttcacaCGTAAAGGACATCTTAAGGATCACaagagagttcacactggagagaagccacacacatgtgatcaatgtgggaagagtttcacacgaAAAGGAGGTCTTAAGAGGCATATgaaagttcacactggagagagaccgttcacatgccatcaatgtgacaaaacatttctaaGGTCATCAGACCTGAAGAGACACCTGAgagttcatacaaaggagaagccacattcatgttctgtgtgtgaaaagagtttttcactgctgtgtagtttacaaaaacatgagaaaatccatactggtgtgagagagtatgtgtgctttgagtgtgagaaaacttttactacagtaaaccatttaaaagtgcaccagagaattcacactggagaaaaaccttacaagtgttcatactgtgacaagagatttaGTCAGTTatcaaatctgaaaacacatgagaggatccactctggagaaaaaccttacaagtgttcatacTGTGACAACAGATTCAGTCGGTCagaacatctgaaaacacatgagaggatccacactggagaaaaaccttacaagtgttcacactgtgacaagagattcaatcagtcattatatctgaaaacacatgagatgatccacactggagaaaaaccttacaagtgttcacactgtgacaagagattcaatcagTCATCACAtcagaaaacacatgagaggatccacagcagagag
- the LOC125244762 gene encoding general transcription factor II-I repeat domain-containing protein 2B-like, producing the protein MAGITTDGAPAMVGRKSGLAAFVSQKVSECGGKVVKYHCILHQEQLCAKSVRLVDVMRDVVKIVNNIRSKALSHRQFKTLMDEMDAQYGDVLYHQEVRWLSRGKVCGPWRFFDLRDEIRVFQESKDGNIQVPTDKKWLSDLAFLVDVTELLNVLNVQLQGKDQIITQLFDHVRAFKQKLLLLRRHLSAGNLVHFPCLGEVGMVKEKVHEYDAVLSNLIQEFDSRFEDFRHSTADFELFAQPFTISVDAVRDDLQMELIELQCDSELKHKFTSLPLTDFYKCVPANRYPKMCKQAQVMLSLFGSTYLCE; encoded by the exons ATGGCCGGCATTACAACTGATGGAGCGCCGGCAATGGTAGGGAGGAAATCTGGCCTTGCTGCATTTGTGTCTCAGAAAGTCAGTGAATGTGGAGGAAAAGTTGTGAAGTACCACTGCATTTTACATCAAGAACAACTATGTGCTAAATCTGTCAGGCTTGTGGATGTGATGCGTGACGTCGTCAAAATTGTCAACAATATACGCTCCAAGGCGCTTTCTCACCGACAGTTCAAGACACTGATGGATGAGATGGATGCGCAATATGGTGATGTGTTGTACCACCAGGAGGTCAGATGGCTCAGCCGTGGAAAAGTTTGTGGGCCGTGGAGATTTTTTGATCTGCGTGATGAGATCAGAGTTTTTCAGGAAAGCAAGGATGGTAACATTCAAGTGCCCACAGATAAGAAATGGCTCTCTGACCTGGCTTTCCTTGTGGATGTAACAGAGTTGCTCAATGTTTTGAATGTTCAGCTCCAGGGAAAGGACCAGATTATCACCCAGCTTTTTGATCACGTCAGAGCCTTCAAACAAAAACTACTGCTGCTCAGAAGACATCTCTCAGCAG GAAATTTAGTTCATTTTCCCTGTCTTGGAGAGGTAGGCATGGTGAAAGAGAAGGTCCATGAGTATGATGCTGTTCTCAGCAACCTTATTCAGGAGTTTGACAGCCGCTTTGAGGACTTCAGACACAGCACTGCTGACTTTGAGTTGTTTGCTCAACCCTTCACCATCAGTGTGGATGCAGTCAGAGATGATCTTCAGATGGAACTAATTGAGCTTCAGTGTGATTCAGAACTGAAACACAAGTTCACATCCCTTCCCTTGACAGACTTCTACAAATGTGTCCCAGCTAACAGGTACCCAAAGATGTGTAAGCAGGCACAAGTGATGCTGTCTCTGTTTGGCAGTACCTACCTCTGCGAGTAG
- the LOC125244835 gene encoding zinc finger protein 184-like: MRVHTGEKPHTCDQCGKSYSQSSHLKEHMRIHTGERPFTCDQCDKVFLRESTLKKHLTVHTKEKPHSCSVCGKSFSQLQYLHAHQKTHADVREYMCFECEKTFTTARCLIQHQRIHTGEKPYKCSQCDKRFSQLANLKTHEMIHSREKPYKCSQCDMRFSQSSSLKTHERIHTGEKPYKCSHCDKRFSVSSNLKTHERIHTGERSYKCSHCDKRFNQSGTLKSHEMIHTGEKPYKCSHCDKRFNKSSSLKRHERIHTGEKLHTCDQCEKSFTIKNQLKIHMKIHAVEKPHHQGLKSQ, from the coding sequence atgagagttcatacaggagagaagccacacacatgtgatcagtgtggaaagagctacAGTCAATCATCACACCTTAAAgaacacatgaggatccacactggagagagaccgttcacatgtgatcagtgtgacaAAGTATTTCTTAGGGAATCAACCTTAAAGAAACACCTGAcagttcatacaaaggagaagccacattcatgttctgtgtgtggaaagagtttttcacagctgCAATATTTACATGCGCATCAGAAAACACACGCTGatgtgagagagtacatgtgctttgagtgtgagaagacgtTTACAACAGCAAGATGTTTAATacagcaccagagaattcacactggagagaaaccttacaagtgttcacagtgtgacaagagattcagtcagttagcaaatctgaaaacacatgagatgattcacagcagagagaaaccttacaagtgttcacagtgtgacatgagattcagtcagtcatcatctctgaaaacacatgagaggatccacactggagaaaaaccttacaagtgttcacactgtgacaagagattcagcgtctcatcaaatctgaaaacacatgagaggatccacactggagaaagatcttacaagtgttcacactgtgacaagagattcaatcagtcaggaacactgaaatcacatgagatgatccacactggagaaaaaccttacaagtgttcacactgtgacaagagattcaataagtcatcatctctgaaaagacatgagaggatccacactggagagaagctgcacacgtgtgatcagtgtgaaaagagtttcactattaaaaatcaactgaagatacacatgaagatccatgcagtggagaaaccacatcaccaaGGCCTGAAATCACAATAA